Genomic window (bacterium):
CTATTCCAGATATCTCCTCACCATATCAAGCACAGCAGAACATGAACGTTCTTTATTAACAAGCCGGTCTTCCCCGAAAAAATGCTCTTCACACTCCTCAAAATCTTCAGTGGATATTGCAGTATAAACAAGCCCCACAGGCTTTTCAGGAGTTCCGCCTGACGGCCCTGCAATACCTGTTGTAGAAATGCCTATGTCAGACCCCGCTTTTTGCCTGACGTTTCTTGCCATCTCAAGAGCAGTCTCTTTTGAAACAGCACCGCGGGTTTTCAGCGTATTTTCATTTACTCCCAGCATTGACATCTTTGCCTGATTGCTGTAAACTACAACACCCATGAGAAGATAGGCTGAACTCCCTGGTATATTTGTTAATTTATGGGATACCAGCCCGCCTGTGCATGATTCTGCAATGCTGATTGTCATTTTTTTATTCTTTAAAAGCTCCGCAACAACGTCTTCTATAGTACGATCGGAAAAAGCATATATCTTTTCCTTAAGGCGTTCTTTTATAAAATCTTCAGCATCATGTATTCTTTTGGCAGAATCTTTGCCTGATGCATAAATGTAAAGCCTCACTCCGGTAGGATTCGGAAGAAATCCAAGTGAAATCTCAGGAAAGGCATCTTCAAATCCTTCTATTTTTTCTGCAATATGCGACTCGGCAATTCCCAGAGTGCGTATAATTGCCAAAGATGCTTCGGGGATTCCAAACTCTCTGTTAATAACAGGCACTGCGCCTTCTTCAAACATCTTTTTCATTTCATGCGGTACACCAGGGAAGAAAAAAAAGAGAGTTCCCTCCTTTTTAAAAACCATGCCTCTTGCAGTGCCGAGTTCATTCTCAATAAGTTCAGCATCTTTGGGAAGCATAGCCTGCTCTCTGCTTGTTTCATGAAACTTCAGATTTCTCTGTGCCATCCATTTTTTTATTTTATCAAATATTTCAGGATAAAAAACAATAGGGGATTTGAAAAAATCAGCAGCAACTTTTTTTGTCACATCGTCTGCAGTAGGGCCGAGCCCTCCTGTGACAATTACTATATCAGCTCTTTTGCAGGCATTGGACAGTGATTCTTCTATTTCACTGTTTTTGTCAGCAATAGTTGTTATCCAGCCTACATTATGCCCCATACTTGTAAGTTTGTCAGCAAGAAAAGAGCTGTTTGTATTTACAACAATGCCCTTTAAAAGTTCACTTCCTATGGAGATTATTTCAGCATTCATTTTTTTATCGGAAAATAAACAGTATTAATAGCCTCAGAACAATATTTGCATATACTCCCGCAAGAACATCGTCCATCATAACTCCCCAGCCTTGGCGTAAATTCTGACTTTGATCCACCGGAGGAGGCTTGACAATATCAAAAATCCTAAATAAGACAAATCCGCAAATGACTATAAAATAGATATTTACATCTGGAATGAAAAGATAAGTTACCCAAATTCCGACTAATTCGTCAATATTGATAAGCGAAGCATCATGGCCGTATTTTTTCTCTGTAATTGTTGCAGCCCACACTCCTGTAAAAAATATAATAACAGTCAGGGGAAAAAGGACAGTCCCCCTTAACCCAGGACAAAAAAGATATAAAAGTGCCCCGACTAAAGAACCCATTGTACCTGGTGCAACAGGGCTGTGCCCTGTTAAAAATGTTGTGGCAACAAGATGTGAAATTTTTTTCACAGCAGGATCTTTCTCAAGTTTTTGACGGTAAAAATATTTTCAGGACATCTCTTTTCATATCTGTTATACAGGATCTGTTATCAAAAATGTATTGAATAGCAGAAGCTAATGTAATCACTGTAATAAAAAACATTACAATATTAATGAAATGTACTGCGGAATGTCTATTGAAAATCCATTCATATTCTTTTATAATTCCGCCCTCGGTAAAAAGGTAGTAAAGGAAAACAAAATAGAGGAGTACAATCTGAGAAAAAGTTTTCACTTTGGCAAAAGCACTCGCAGCAATCGATTCCCCCCTGTAGATTGCATAGGACCGCAAAATTGTGATAATAACATCACGGATTATAATTACAATCACCATCCACCATGCAAAATATCCAATAACGCAAAAGGATATGAATCCTGCAGATACTAAAATCTTATCAGCAAGGGGATCCAGAAACTTGCCCCATTTTGTCACCACACCAAACTTGCGCGCAATGTATCCGTCATACCAGTCAGTAAGTGATGCAATTGCAAATACTGCGAATGAAAGCCAGTGCATATAAGTTGTATCGCAAAAAAGCAAAAATACAAACACCGGAGTTAATATTATTCTTAAAACAGTTAATTGGTTTGGCAGACTCATAATCCCACAGACTTTTATTTGTTTTTTGATTGTTCCAAATTCACACGGCCTTCCAGAGCTTTCGCAACTGTAACAGCATCATTAAATTCCAAAGATCCGCCAAAAGGTATGCCTCTTGCGATCCTTGTCACCTTCACACCGCTTTTCTCAAGTTTTTTTGCAATATGAGCAGCAGTCATTTCTCCTTCCATTGTAGGATTTGTAGCAAGTATAATCTCTTCTACTTCTCCATCAACTCTGGAAAGTAATTCACTGATGTGAAGCTGATCCTCTCCGATCCCGTCAAGAGGCGAGAGTACGCCTCCCAGAACATGGAACAGCCCTCTGTAAGTACCGGACCGCTCGATTGCAAGAATGTCTTTGGGCTCCTCAACAACACAAATGATGCTTCTGTCCCGTCTTGTATCGCTGCATATTGAGCATGGATCTTCCTCTGTAAGATTAAAACAGATTGAGCACTGGCCTACATTTTCATTTAAATCCAGAATAGCTTTTGCAAGCCTCTCACTCTCTTCCCTGCCCTGCTTTAAAAGATAGAATGCCATCCTCTGTGCAGATTTTTCACCTATTCCGGGAAAACGGCTG
Coding sequences:
- a CDS encoding competence/damage-inducible protein A produces the protein MNAEIISIGSELLKGIVVNTNSSFLADKLTSMGHNVGWITTIADKNSEIEESLSNACKRADIVIVTGGLGPTADDVTKKVAADFFKSPIVFYPEIFDKIKKWMAQRNLKFHETSREQAMLPKDAELIENELGTARGMVFKKEGTLFFFFPGVPHEMKKMFEEGAVPVINREFGIPEASLAIIRTLGIAESHIAEKIEGFEDAFPEISLGFLPNPTGVRLYIYASGKDSAKRIHDAEDFIKERLKEKIYAFSDRTIEDVVAELLKNKKMTISIAESCTGGLVSHKLTNIPGSSAYLLMGVVVYSNQAKMSMLGVNENTLKTRGAVSKETALEMARNVRQKAGSDIGISTTGIAGPSGGTPEKPVGLVYTAISTEDFEECEEHFFGEDRLVNKERSCSAVLDMVRRYLE
- a CDS encoding phosphatidylglycerophosphatase A codes for the protein MKKISHLVATTFLTGHSPVAPGTMGSLVGALLYLFCPGLRGTVLFPLTVIIFFTGVWAATITEKKYGHDASLINIDELVGIWVTYLFIPDVNIYFIVICGFVLFRIFDIVKPPPVDQSQNLRQGWGVMMDDVLAGVYANIVLRLLILFIFR
- the pgsA gene encoding CDP-diacylglycerol--glycerol-3-phosphate 3-phosphatidyltransferase, encoding MSLPNQLTVLRIILTPVFVFLLFCDTTYMHWLSFAVFAIASLTDWYDGYIARKFGVVTKWGKFLDPLADKILVSAGFISFCVIGYFAWWMVIVIIIRDVIITILRSYAIYRGESIAASAFAKVKTFSQIVLLYFVFLYYLFTEGGIIKEYEWIFNRHSAVHFINIVMFFITVITLASAIQYIFDNRSCITDMKRDVLKIFLPSKT
- the recR gene encoding recombination protein RecR, whose translation is MEYASKVLGKLVEAFSRFPGIGEKSAQRMAFYLLKQGREESERLAKAILDLNENVGQCSICFNLTEEDPCSICSDTRRDRSIICVVEEPKDILAIERSGTYRGLFHVLGGVLSPLDGIGEDQLHISELLSRVDGEVEEIILATNPTMEGEMTAAHIAKKLEKSGVKVTRIARGIPFGGSLEFNDAVTVAKALEGRVNLEQSKNK